A genomic region of Caulobacter vibrioides contains the following coding sequences:
- the ccmB gene encoding heme exporter protein CcmB: MRAFAILLRRELALAWGKGGGALLALTFYACVVVLLPMASGRAPERLAAIAPGIAWLALALAALLSLERLFERDYEDGTLDLLAMGPAPLEAVAVAKCLAQWLATGAPLALAAPLAALMLGADLKVMPLLVLCALAGGLAFAFLGGLGAALALGSKRGGLLVAVIVLPLFAPPVIFGAGALDGYAAGLPWTGGLFLLLAYCAGAVALSPLAMGAACRNALD, from the coding sequence ATGAGGGCGTTCGCGATCCTGCTGCGGCGAGAGCTGGCCCTGGCCTGGGGCAAGGGCGGCGGCGCCCTGCTGGCCCTGACCTTCTACGCCTGCGTCGTGGTGCTCTTGCCCATGGCGTCCGGCCGCGCGCCCGAGCGCCTGGCCGCCATCGCCCCGGGCATCGCCTGGCTGGCCCTGGCCCTGGCGGCGCTGCTGTCGCTCGAGCGTCTGTTCGAGCGCGACTACGAGGACGGGACGCTCGACCTTCTGGCCATGGGACCCGCGCCGCTGGAGGCCGTGGCGGTCGCCAAGTGCCTGGCCCAATGGCTGGCGACCGGCGCCCCGCTGGCGCTGGCCGCACCCTTGGCCGCGCTGATGCTGGGCGCGGACCTCAAGGTCATGCCGCTGCTGGTGCTCTGCGCCCTGGCCGGCGGCCTGGCCTTCGCCTTCCTGGGCGGCCTCGGCGCGGCCCTGGCCCTGGGCAGCAAGCGCGGCGGCCTGCTGGTGGCGGTGATCGTGCTGCCGCTGTTCGCGCCGCCGGTGATCTTCGGCGCCGGCGCGCTGGACGGCTATGCGGCGGGTCTGCCCTGGACCGGCGGGCTCTTTCTTCTGCTGGCCTATTGCGCCGGCGCGGTGGCGCTCTCGCCGCTCGCCATGGGCGCAGCCTGCCGCAACGCGCTGGATTGA
- a CDS encoding DMT family transporter, translated as MKSLAFVALALAGISWGLGFPTGKMILRETDAAHMVLLRFLVAAVAAAPFALRRPEVRALFRSPIVLLSGALYGVAFMVQFEGLAHVSVTVAALLVGAMPALIAISARVLGEKVSRLSWVGVAAATLGAALIAGKPDGASSPLGVALSIAALFLFLTWLLVVRRAPPAPNPMAIPAVSIIVAALVVLPIALIMHGPPKLALSAPAWTAILAQGVLATLLATAAWQYGAAQVGAASAGVFINIEPLMGAACGVLLFGDHLTAALFAGGLLIIGGSFAVVMGERQAKPGEIQATVAPTP; from the coding sequence ATGAAGTCGCTCGCCTTTGTCGCGCTCGCCCTGGCTGGGATCAGCTGGGGGCTTGGCTTTCCCACGGGCAAGATGATCCTGCGCGAGACCGACGCGGCCCACATGGTGCTGTTGCGCTTCCTGGTGGCCGCCGTGGCCGCCGCGCCGTTCGCCCTTCGTCGGCCAGAGGTCCGGGCGCTGTTCCGCTCGCCGATCGTGCTGCTTTCCGGCGCGCTCTATGGCGTGGCGTTCATGGTCCAGTTCGAGGGCCTCGCCCATGTCAGCGTCACGGTCGCGGCGCTTCTGGTCGGCGCCATGCCGGCCTTGATCGCCATCAGCGCCCGGGTGCTGGGCGAGAAGGTCTCGCGTCTGTCCTGGGTCGGGGTGGCGGCGGCGACCTTGGGCGCGGCCCTGATCGCGGGAAAGCCCGACGGCGCCAGTTCGCCGCTAGGCGTGGCCTTGTCGATCGCGGCGCTGTTTCTGTTCCTGACCTGGCTGCTGGTGGTGCGCCGCGCGCCGCCCGCGCCCAATCCGATGGCTATTCCGGCGGTGTCGATCATCGTCGCCGCGCTGGTGGTGCTGCCGATCGCGCTCATCATGCACGGTCCGCCGAAGCTGGCGCTCAGCGCGCCGGCCTGGACCGCGATCCTGGCCCAGGGCGTCCTGGCCACCCTGCTGGCGACCGCCGCGTGGCAGTATGGCGCAGCCCAGGTCGGGGCGGCCAGCGCCGGGGTGTTCATCAATATCGAGCCGCTGATGGGCGCGGCCTGCGGCGTCCTGTTGTTCGGCGACCACCTGACCGCCGCCTTGTTCGCCGGCGGCCTGCTGATCATCGGCGGCAGCTTCGCGGTGGTGATGGGCGAGCGGCAGGCCAAGCCTGGCGAGATCCAGGCTACGGTCGCGCCGACGCCGTAA
- a CDS encoding Spy/CpxP family protein refolding chaperone has protein sequence MRKTTTRLVFASAAISTLIAGAALAQIPAPPPPPAPPAPPEAPLPPLPPMPMDGMMAMVGPGMDMMMMRHGRPADPEKRAQRLRDVLQLRPDQDGALKAFVAATTPKIEIKRDVVKKEKGDKNDGDKMEWTERAPMTTLERLDRMTKAADAMKTRAEATRAFYTALTPSQQKTFDVLGMGEDGMGEGGRVFVRRFDAKGPAMFKGGDRRVIIQRKIG, from the coding sequence ATGCGTAAGACAACGACCCGCCTGGTCTTCGCCAGCGCAGCCATCTCCACCTTGATCGCCGGCGCGGCCCTCGCGCAGATCCCGGCTCCGCCCCCGCCACCCGCGCCGCCGGCGCCACCCGAAGCGCCTCTGCCGCCGCTGCCCCCCATGCCGATGGACGGCATGATGGCCATGGTCGGCCCCGGCATGGACATGATGATGATGCGCCATGGGCGCCCGGCCGATCCGGAAAAGCGCGCCCAGCGTCTGCGCGACGTCCTGCAGCTGCGTCCCGACCAGGACGGCGCGCTCAAGGCCTTCGTCGCGGCGACGACCCCGAAGATCGAGATCAAGCGTGACGTCGTCAAAAAGGAAAAGGGCGACAAGAACGACGGCGACAAGATGGAATGGACCGAGCGCGCGCCGATGACCACGCTCGAGCGCCTCGACCGCATGACCAAGGCCGCCGACGCCATGAAGACGCGCGCCGAGGCCACCCGCGCCTTCTACACCGCCCTGACGCCGAGCCAGCAAAAGACCTTCGACGTGCTGGGCATGGGCGAGGACGGCATGGGCGAAGGGGGACGCGTCTTCGTGCGTCGCTTCGACGCCAAGGGCCCTGCCATGTTCAAGGGCGGCGATCGCAGGGTGATCATCCAGCGCAAGATCGGCTGA
- a CDS encoding heme ABC transporter permease, giving the protein MDARHTFDFLTNPERFMAFSRWAAPWLGGLSAVAAVIGLTLTFMVPEDYQQGDTVRMMFIHIPAASLSMFIYLCLGIASLLSLVYRHVLADLAAQACAPIGAVYTVLALITGSLWGRPMWGTYWVWDARLTSVLVLLLFYLGYMALRGALEDEQKAARSAAILALVGVINLPVVKFSVDWWNTLHQGSSTFFADKGDHLPAIYAWPAAFMALAYLGGFGALWLVRIRALVWRRKARSLSLKLAEGAR; this is encoded by the coding sequence ATGGACGCCCGCCACACGTTCGATTTCCTGACCAACCCCGAGCGGTTCATGGCCTTCTCGCGCTGGGCCGCGCCCTGGCTTGGGGGTCTGTCCGCCGTCGCCGCCGTCATTGGCCTGACCCTGACCTTCATGGTCCCCGAGGACTATCAGCAAGGCGATACGGTGCGGATGATGTTCATCCATATCCCGGCCGCGTCGCTATCGATGTTCATCTATCTTTGCCTCGGGATCGCCAGCCTGTTGTCGCTGGTCTACCGGCATGTGCTGGCCGATCTGGCGGCGCAGGCCTGCGCGCCGATCGGCGCGGTCTACACCGTCCTGGCCCTGATCACCGGATCGCTGTGGGGCCGGCCGATGTGGGGGACCTATTGGGTCTGGGATGCGCGCCTGACCTCGGTGCTCGTCCTGTTGCTGTTCTATCTGGGCTACATGGCCCTGCGCGGCGCGCTCGAGGACGAACAGAAGGCCGCGCGTTCGGCCGCCATCCTGGCCCTGGTCGGCGTGATCAACCTGCCCGTCGTCAAGTTCTCGGTCGACTGGTGGAACACCCTGCATCAGGGCTCCTCGACCTTCTTCGCCGACAAGGGCGACCACCTGCCGGCGATCTACGCCTGGCCCGCGGCCTTCATGGCCCTGGCCTATCTGGGCGGCTTCGGGGCGCTGTGGCTGGTGCGCATCCGGGCGCTGGTCTGGCGGCGCAAGGCGCGGAGCCTGTCGCTGAAGCTGGCGGAGGGCGCGCGATGA
- the ccmD gene encoding heme exporter protein CcmD: MNFDFDAGKHAIYLWPAFAVSAAAFAWLIADSVLASRRWRREAERLQAELDETRP; the protein is encoded by the coding sequence ATGAACTTCGACTTCGACGCCGGCAAGCACGCCATCTATCTGTGGCCCGCGTTCGCGGTGTCGGCGGCGGCGTTCGCCTGGCTGATCGCCGACAGCGTCTTGGCGTCCCGCCGCTGGCGCCGGGAAGCCGAGCGCCTGCAGGCCGAGCTGGACGAGACTCGCCCGTGA
- a CDS encoding DsbE family thiol:disulfide interchange protein, giving the protein MKRWLAFAPLIVLAALAVLFAGYALKRDPRVQPQALVGKPMPALALPDLDSGRDVPLRQAGDGPILVNFFASWCAPCEVEHPQLMALKAQGVSVVGIAYKDAPANTQAFLTRLGDPFTAKLIDRDGRAGLEFGVTGVPETYLVGPDGVILAKHTGPLTPDAAEDLLRKAN; this is encoded by the coding sequence GTGAAGCGCTGGCTCGCCTTCGCGCCGCTGATCGTGCTGGCGGCCTTGGCGGTCCTGTTCGCGGGCTACGCGCTCAAGCGCGATCCTCGGGTTCAGCCCCAGGCCCTGGTCGGAAAGCCCATGCCTGCTCTGGCCCTGCCCGATCTGGACAGCGGCCGCGACGTCCCGCTGCGCCAGGCCGGCGACGGCCCGATCCTGGTGAACTTCTTCGCCTCCTGGTGCGCGCCCTGCGAGGTCGAGCATCCGCAGCTGATGGCGCTGAAGGCGCAGGGCGTCAGTGTAGTCGGGATCGCCTACAAGGACGCGCCCGCCAACACCCAGGCGTTCCTGACGCGGCTGGGCGATCCCTTCACCGCCAAGCTCATCGATCGCGACGGACGGGCGGGCCTTGAGTTTGGCGTTACCGGCGTGCCGGAAACCTATCTCGTCGGCCCCGACGGGGTGATCCTCGCCAAGCACACCGGCCCGCTGACGCCCGACGCGGCCGAGGATCTGCTGCGCAAGGCCAACTAG
- a CDS encoding MarR family winged helix-turn-helix transcriptional regulator translates to MAKGKGDKLGAGLLERSPSHLLHRVLQLALDIYAEECGDAGVTQRQFAVLAAVAENEGVTQTALVRATGIDRSTLADMVARMITKGHLERQRSSEDARANSVRLTDAGREALEAIRPMVAMADARILALLKPSKRDGFLDLLSDMAGAELHPAEAEPKAKKVKAPKAEKPKKDKKPKKDKAAKKAA, encoded by the coding sequence ATGGCCAAGGGCAAGGGCGACAAGCTGGGCGCAGGTCTTTTGGAGCGCTCCCCCAGTCACTTACTGCATCGCGTGTTGCAACTGGCGCTCGACATCTACGCCGAAGAGTGCGGCGACGCCGGGGTGACCCAGCGCCAGTTCGCCGTCCTGGCGGCCGTGGCCGAGAACGAGGGCGTCACTCAGACCGCTCTGGTCCGCGCCACGGGGATCGACCGTTCGACCCTGGCTGACATGGTCGCCCGCATGATCACCAAGGGCCATCTGGAGCGGCAGCGCAGCAGCGAAGACGCGCGCGCCAACAGCGTGCGCCTGACCGACGCCGGCCGCGAAGCGCTGGAGGCGATCCGTCCGATGGTCGCCATGGCCGACGCGCGCATCCTGGCGCTGCTAAAGCCCAGCAAGCGTGACGGCTTCCTGGATCTGCTGTCCGATATGGCGGGCGCGGAGCTTCATCCGGCCGAAGCCGAGCCCAAGGCCAAGAAGGTCAAGGCGCCGAAGGCCGAAAAGCCCAAGAAGGACAAGAAGCCCAAGAAGGACAAGGCCGCCAAGAAAGCGGCCTGA